The DNA window TAACTGTGGcaaactgcaaagaaaacacCTTTGAGTTCTCTTTGCTATTAGCCacggttgtgctgtttctatagagaTGCAGTACTTTATACTGCACTCAGTACAAacatgacaggagcaaaaaaggCACAGAAACTTCTCAGGATTTATGGGGTTAGCCTGCTAAGATCGCACAAAGACGTAAAGATGCTTCACAAGAAGACCTGCATGAATACTACAGTGTCTGTATTTATAATTCCGTACCTcttccacagcaggcagcagcTCAGCTTGTTTCTCACCATCAGACACAGAGCAGATGCAGGAGATgcagttctgttttttgtcctctgaaaacacacaaacatgctgcATCTCATAATAAGGTAAAGACcttacaaattttaaacaaagaatCCGTAAACCAACAATACAAAGTTGCCTTTGAGCTTCAAACAGTTTCAAACAGTTGGCGAATGTGGGAAGgaaccaaaaagaaacaaaacctttaacggagagggggaaaaaaaaacctccaacgGAACCAGGTTCAGGGAAGAAGGCCGTCGGCCTCGACCAGCAGGAGTGAGAGTGGAAATGATGTGCTGTCACTCAACATTGTGTCTCTCACCTGCTTTACAGTCATCATCAGGTTGGACCGTTTCCTGCTTGTCCACCCAGCTGTCCTTCAGCCCGAACGCGTCCTGAGACTCTTTGTCCATCAGATACGTGACCAAGATGGTCTCCAGCAGACTGAGCAGCATCAGAGCAAAAATCACAATGCAGTAGGTcgctgagaggagaagacagacCATGACTACTTTTTGTTTTGACGTGTGGTGCAGGTAAAAATCACAtcactttaaccctcgtgtcaaaattgacccgtcttaaagcttgaaaatgtggaaaaaaaaaatattttcacagtgaaacttctgatgtccaaattttcaacatttttgggaaatctttgaacattttttggtggaagaaaagaaatggaacattcaccaaaaaatcaaccaaaatccagcgaatttcgctggattttggttgattttttggtgaatgttcttaaagaaaatattagaacttttactgatatatgtgtaatcacttaagatatttttaggattttatttggaagatttttacacattttttgaaaatattcgcAAAatatttcttgctaaatttggttgttttttttttaaataaaactttaaagggaaacttgaaaggaattattgaaattttcttcctgaaggtttttcaaattttcagaaatttgaggaatttttttgctgaatttttggatttttttcagacaaagtgTGCCCATAAGTCTCGACAACGGGAGGGCTGACAGTCTGTACCTATGAGCGGCGTCTTGTTGGACATGGAGGGCAGGATGTCGTTGAGGATGAGCAGCAGGACGGAGATGGCCAGCAGCACGGTGACTTTGAAGCCCAGCTTCTCGCCTCGGTGGTCGGAGATGAAGAAGGAGGCGAGATCCAGAGTGAGGAAGAAGATGATGGGCAGCAGGAAGTTGATGACGTGGAGGAGCGGCCGTCTCTTTATGGTGAACTGAGGAAACAGGTTCAAGGTTTGGAAAGCAGAAATCACCACAGTGCTGGGATTAGAAACTTAATCCAGGGTTGAGAAACGTTTAAAGGAAAATTCTGttcatcactgtcaaaatactGTCATTTATGCTCTAATTGACAGCAAAAAAGTAAGTAAAAGTAGCATtattttctgggtttttttggtGATGATAAAGATACAGACAATTACAATATTTCAACAATTAAAGGCTGAAAATAATTTACCAATAGAAGAGAACAAAGGAAGTAAATCAAAGCTTGAATCACGCAGTACAATGGTTCTCAAACTGTAGGGgctgaaattaaatcaaatgaagATAATTTACAAATGGAAAATAAACTCGTGTGTGTTAATGctatttgtctgatttttacttttttttcaataaaatgcatatttgttctgtttttattaataATCAAAAGGAGGCATCAACTTGTTTTGATactaaaaagggaaaaaaaactactgaCATTACGCAAGAACACTGATTAACACAGATTCATCTGAGCACATTTCAATGAAGAAGAGTCAACTGGTAATTTCTTAAACTGACAatgttgtttctcattttagagaaaattatcAAGGAGCTGCAACTTGAAAGCTGCAAAACTGACaataatgtgtatttttctgttaaGTTATGCATAATTCAAGACACTTGAGAACACAAATTAGAAATTAATTCCTTtaggcttgtttttgtttcctcctgAGATTTATCCgttttttaaaaccaaaacacGACAATTCAAGATATCTAACAGGAGCCTCCGTGGTATCTTCAGTTTTCCTTGACGCTGATTCTAGACTCTGCTGCAGAGATGAGGAGAACTTTTCTAAAAGGTATTTCCTCATTTGATGCTCTAAAACCTCCCGGTTAGGTGCTCAGTGATGCTGGCGTTGTGTTTGTTCCAGGTTGCGTACGGTGTAGGAGAGCTGCTCCCACAGTTTGCCGTCGAAGGTGAAATTGGCCCTGCTGATGGACAGCTGCAGGAACTCCCACTCTCCCTGAGTCTTCATCATCTCTCGAGAAAACTGCGTTGCCCGAGACGAGTTGTAGAAAGGAATGATTTTTATTTCCGCTGCTGCGGTAAGAGAAGAGGGAAATTTAAGTTCAGGCCACAGAAAAACCCGACAACACCgactgaaacacacaaagccCCTCCCTCACCGCAGTGACTCGAAGAACCGATGGAGATGGTGCAACTCTGGGTGTCGAAGGGGAACTTGTGGACGTCCATCTTGCAGGTGCTGACCACCTTCAGGTCCTGTTCAGACTGAATCGTCCCGTCATGGTGCATGATGAGGTTTGGATTCTGAGGGGACTCGTCCTTCTGTATCctgacacaacacaaacacaaaaactgtaaGCGGATAAATCCATGTGATGAGTCGGAGATGCATCTTCTTCCACAAGATGACAACGCACACACAGAACCCTTTTCATGGAGTTTTAGTCAACAGTTTAAGCTACCTGCTGTTTCATAATAACTCTGAAGTGAGTCCACTGATCCTGCAGTTCGTGTCGCTCAGCTGCAGGATCATGCGTTTGATTATTATGACGGTATAGAAACTTCGTGTACTTTAATAAAAGTGAGTACATGGTGACCTGAGGTGAACAAACGTATAGATAATAGTCcacttaaatgtaaatatccCGTCAGCGCAAGTCTACGATAAAGACAGATGCCCGCATTCTCCACCATAATTTACCTTTGGTTTAataactgttttcttcttttttaaatcaccaGTTTTTCGAGCAATTTCctctctgatttgcctgaatttttgacaacataaatTGTGGACATTTAATTTCAGCTGCACAGATCAAACATTTCAcgagttaaaaatgttttaaaagtgaaatgaaaagtCTCATTTTTAAGCACACAcgaagaaaaacatttagaaaatccAGAAGCTGACATTTTCTAAAACATACGTAGTTGTTTTGGGTAAATAAAGCTAAAATTTCACCAACACTGTTCTAAATTTCCAtcgctgataaaaaaaaaaaacgtttaaaGTAAATCAAAGAGGGTCAAGAGGCGCCTGATGATTTGAAATGGAATAGCACTTTATTTCGCAACTAAATCCACTCTTTTTGGGTTATTTTCCAAAAATCTTTGTCAGTTTCTGTCTCATCATTATGGAAATACCTCTGTGAAAAATACACTCAATGTAATGCTTTTGTCCAGCAGTAATAAAAATCCCCCTATGAGCACCTCTGAAGCTCAATAATTAACATGTTAAATCTATGTGCCATATGCTGTAGTTATTGTTAGTATCCTAGCGACCAAACTGAGGTTTTGATACATTAGTGTCtctataaatttaaaacaataatgtGTAAAATGGATACATTTTGTTACAGTTTAACCCTTTTTCCAGCATTATTTTAAACTTAACTAATATCAGTGTGAATTTCAACTCATTTCCCAAAGTGTCCATCCATTACTTTTTaacctgtttgtgtttgtttgtgttgtaatAAAAATACGCTTCATGTCTGCGTGTTCGGCTCACATCTCGAAGATGAACAGGTCGGGTTTCCAGAGAAGATGTTGAGGAACCGAAACCTGAGTGATTCCACAGAACTGAGCGGGTTCCCATGAGACGAACTCATTGTGATACTTCTGAAGGTAGATTAACAAAAATAGAGAGAATTCAGACATGTCCACTCTGTAGAGAGGAGGTTTAAACAATCAGGAGGTAAAAGATGCACTCAGTCGCTCACCATTGTTGCCCAGACGAAAGGAATGAAAGTTTGGGTTTTCTCGATCTgggaacaaacagaaaaatcagaaCTGACCACaaacactactgtttaaaagtttgggttgaagtttcacattttccatgaaaactaacacttttatccatgtgctaacataacttcacaagggttttctactcatcaatgagcctttcaacaccattagctaacacaatgtagcattagaacacaggagtgatggttgctggaaatgttccattaaaaatcagtcatttccagctagaatagtcatttaccacattaacaatgtctaggctggattaatcattcatttaatgttatcttcactggaaaaaactgctttttgaaCGGTCGTGTACATGGAGTCATTTAGTGAATTAAATTGTATAAAACCTACCACAGCCAGGATGGCATAGAGGATGATGTCCAGCTGCACTGTGGTGGGAGTCCTGTGGTCCCGAACAGGTCGGGTCAGTGTAAACAAACCGGTATCGGTGGTCAGGTTCAGGTAGTCCACAACATCCTGGTAGCTGCATGTTTTCTTACAGGACGCCCGATCTGCAGCAAAACAGTCGTCAGAGAGGCGTTTTCTCTCAAAAAgcaattttaaaaacagattaaattaaaaataaactcttcaaaTATCACAAAGTCTTACCTGTCAGGACGATGAGGAGGAGAAAAGCAGCTGGCATCATATCTGCAGCTGTAAATGTGCATCTGAGAAGCTTCCAGCTGAGTTCTTCTGCCGTCTGAGCTGCTGTCCTTTCAGCTGAAGGAGGGCTGGGCTCGATGGATGACCATCACCGCCTGAAATGAGAAAACCCTCCCACGTGGACGGCCAAAACTGACGCTGTAATCCGCTTACAAAGGAGGGAGACATAAAGAATATATCAGGGTTTGCTGTGTTTCCAAGAGAGGTGGAGATGATCGGTTTAAGAGGAGAGAAACAAATAAGAAAGCTGAAGAGATGGAGGGGATTTATCTGTCTGGGAGCAGAGGTAAATGAGAATTTCCAGCTCAATGGGAACTTAGATGTGATGCTGCACATGTGAGAGAACATCGTTGCAAAACCTGTGTTTACTGCAACACGTGCAGAGCAAATGAGAAATTGAATTAGAGCAGAACTTGATCACTGAAATGATGCTGTAACGACATTAAGAACACTGGAGCCATTTAAACCCACTGCTTCTCTTCATTTATCTACTGGGAGCAGCTGAGCTTTAAaggtgttttgtcatttagatGAGAAAAGTCTCCTTCTGTGCAACAAGTAACACCGCAGCACTGATGCAGATTTAATTCATCAAGTTTTTATTAGAGCTTAATGGGCTTCAGATCATTTTTCTGATCAATCGGTTGATCATTTGGTCTATTAACTctcttgttgtcctcatttacgggcaccaaaaaatactgtttccttgtctgaaaaaaatcttaaaattaagcaaaagaatttctgaaaatttgcaaaatcttcaggaagaaaattccaaaaattccttgaaagcttcccttaaaagttttatttaaaaaaaaatctccaaatttggcaagaaaattcttgtaaatattttcaaaaaatgagtaaaaatcttccaaaaaacattcaatatttatgtaatcaccttaaatatttttaagattttttgaaatatttttattaattttttaaaagatatttacaagaattttattgccaaatttgcggatttattttttaaattaaatttttggaggaaacatttaaggaattattggaattttcttcctagaggtttttgcaaatttccagaaatttgaggaatttttttacagattctttGGACttctttcagacaaggaaacaatatttttggtgcgtgtaaatgaggacaacagggggGTTAAATGTGACTATTTGGGCCACAGAATTCACTACATAATGTAACGTACTCCACTGACGGTAAATTAGTGTTAGGATGGAATGAAAtaacaaaatgtgaataaaacttAGTTTGTAAATGTGATTTCATGATTGatttcagcagctttaaatgaaaacagatgtAAAGCTGCAATCTAAAGTGAGAGGTACacccccctgtcaaaagttttaggacactttctcattcaaataaattagaacctgtcctaaaacttttgacagggcgTGTAAATCTTATGTTTTACTGCTTTGCCCTTATGGATTAAATTCTTGATTTTGTGGAGATAAAAAGTGTGGACAAAAATGCGAAACATTACATAATTGTGCTTTTAAGACATCTTGTTTAACTCTGTGGGAACACGGTTGAACTGACGCCTCTGAACTCTCTGCTGGGAAAACAAAGCATACCAAAGCTTAAAAAATGAGCTGAGACTTTCCGTGACGGTGACCATGTTAGGGAACGTCTGGGCGAACGGTTGCAGACACAAACCAAGCCACAACGCTGCACAGATTAATGAATCTTTCTCATTTGAATCAACAGGAAATCAGTCAGAGGCAGTTTAGTTGCAAAAACTTTATTGTCTGTTTGACGTCTTCTTTGACATTTTCGCTCTAGAAAAGTGGGTTCCTTTGATATCAGACTGCGACTGGCGGCTTCGTCTGCACATTCGGACTGTGATCACGTGACACTTTGCAGCTTGGGTATAGTAGTGCAGTAGTTCTGACCGTAACAGCTCGGTCAATGGAACAGGGTGCCAGCAACCGATAAATAACACCACAGAACGATATGACACTgctctatgtgtgtgttgatCCATCATCAAGTGCACAGGAGGGTGCAGGCTGACCTAGACTAACATGCTTCCTCTACTGTCGCCTCATGCACCGCAAAGTGTGTCGTCTAGGAACCAGCTAATAGTGCATTAAATGTTGATATCGTCCCTTTTTCCGGTTTCATTGGTGATGTGAGCCGCGCGAGCGTTGTAAACCTTTACAAAACGTTCACATGTTTTCATCCACATTCTAATAAACGACACAGTGTTCtgcaacaaattaaaacacagacaacaggtGAGATACACGTTAAAGTCATACAAAACCAGAACAACTAAAAGCTCCACAAACGAGAAGAGGAGGACTCATCGGGATGATCGGAACGAGGACGAACAAAATGCCATCTAACAGCGTGTAAATCTAAGCCCGTTCAGATTCACTGCATGGCGCTATTCTCACAATAAATCCCTTTACAATGGCAACATTCAAACgaaatgagaaaaagaacaCACTGAAACGTCTGAATCTGAATAGAACAGGCCAGTGCAAACACAGTTTGTCATCGTTTGAACTGCAAATGAGCGTCCTAGTGcaggagagaaaggaggagatgCAGTTTTCTTTATTGCTCGGTGCGTTTTGTTGGTTTCCAGTTGCACTACAATAATACTGACATGCTAAGATGAAGCTGTGGGAGGAGAAACATGGTAACGGTGGGTGTGTGAGCGTCAAAGTTTGAGTTTAATTCCAGTTTCGGTGATGATTTCAGATGTACATTCCCCTTCTGTGAATTCCACGTTCATCGTCCTacattctttgtttctttttacatttttttttcagttcatcTCTGTTCATTACGGCCACCGTTTCTCAGCTCGTCCACCATCGCACAAGTCCGACCGCCTCTCCGTTCACATTCGGCAGATGTTTCTTCGAAAGCGGGGATGAGAGGAAAGCTGCATGCGAGACGGGAGCTCCCTGATCCGAGGAGGAGGGTCGGCATGTTCCAGGTAAGGTAGTCCGGTGTGAGCTGACGTTTGGCGTCAAAGTGTCCGACCATTCATTCGACAAACAGTTTgtaacagagaagaagaagaagaagaagatagcTAGTAATAAATCCGATTGCCGATCACAGTAGCCCCTGACTGTTTGGCTGGTAATAGGAAGGGAtaaaagaggagagaagaggagcagCATGTATTCTTCTAAAGATAGTGTCACGATACGCAGCTCTCATTAAACCTACaggtaataaataataatggagCAGTAGGCTAATCATTCCCACGACAAGTTTAGGtcacagacaagaaaacaaggaaAGTCCTGTGAGATCAAAAGTGCACAAACGACGGAGGGGTGAGTCCTCTTTCGTCCTCTAAAGTTCCAACGAAGACAATCAATCCAGGAGATAATGATGGATGTGTTTCCCTGGACAGCGAGGACGGGATCCAGCGTTGCAGCACTACGGCAGGGTAAGAAGAGCTCAGTCTGGACGGgtacagtttgtgtgtttgtgtcgggGGGGGGGTGTTACACAATGAGTGGTCCACGGCGGGGATGTTTGGGGCTCTGGCCGTCCCTGTTCTCGGCCCCCTGCTCCTCCAGGTTGATGTTGCTGGTGGAGGTGTGGTGGGGGCGGGGCTCCAGAACAGGCCTGTAGCCCCCGAGGTACATCAGATCTGGAGGAGGCGGAGACGAGAAGAAAAACGAAGGTTACGCCGttaaatcacatccaaacaCAGATGAAAAGCTGCTGCATGGTTAGATTTTCTTGTCACTTAAAAGCTGAAATGATTAGTGGATTAGTCCAGCAGGCGACTGACTAGTATGTTGATAATTAATCACAACTTCTTCCTTGTATGgatttaatgcatttttgttgGACTTGAGGAAGCACAATGATACGATTTTGATATTATCTTTTCTTCAGTGCGATAAAGTACAAagttatttgcattttattagATGAAATCAACAGCTCTACCCATCTTAGCTGTCGTTTTCCACAAAAATCGGTAATGTATGACAACTTGTACACTGATAACTCAATcaagtttggtttgttttggctGCCATACATCTATTTGTCATCTaatttttggctttttctgACTTAAACAATGAATAACttcactgcaaaacaaacaacctGCAGATTAATGggtgattaaaacaaaaattagttgcaaaatgtgtattaattTCCTCTTATGTGTAGTAAATGATaatgaaaaacagcagatttgAGTCTTGGAGGCATCGCATGACTCAAAAGGTTAAATTAACCTGTCATAGCTGATTTTAAAGCTGATGTTTCTAACAGTGTTAGTCCCAAAAGTGAAAAGTCTACTCCATCCCCCTCAGCAGAACATGGAACAATAATACAGAATAATTGGAACAGAACTAGTTAATATGTATAAAACTGAACAGTACTTGCACTTTTATAATtggctgctgtttctttttaacatttcttttagttATCTGTATGTTGTCAGCTTGTGtcttcagtgtgttttaatatgggttgcattttatttttggagCCTCGTCACAAGAGAATTTCTGTCACCGTTTGGGGCAGACAATAAAGTCTACCTACCTATATTTCTAGTCTGGCAAATATTTCACCAAGAGACAGCAAGACATAAATGTAATGTTGCCGGGCTTCACTGTAACCTACAGTACATGTTTGCGCTACAAGAGGacactttttttcttcatatttgtctcGATAATTAGCTCCGATGACGCCATGATGAGCCCTGTCGCTGAAACCAGAAgagttgctgtttattttacttACTAACAGCGTGATTTTAAAACATATAACATGACAAGATTATCGCGTAATATATCCTTATGTTTAATCAGCATTTTTTCAGCAAAAGCTGTTTGTTACGTAGCAGTTTTGTTCACTGTTCATGAATTCAGAAGAGCCCATTCTTGCTGTGTGCAGCATGAAACCAGATCACGGTAGCGATGACTGCCTGACTTCTTTATTGAACTCTCTTGAGGCTCTTCTGTAAACAGATACACCAATTCATCTTCTGTTCTTCTACTGAAAAGTGGAGCGTTGTTGCCTCCAACACTCTCAGAGCTGAAACATTAAACCACACCGGCCAAATCAAGCGAGATCATAATCTAAtggatttggaaaaaaaaaaaaggcagattttCCATGTTTGCATCCCAGTCAGGAAAGATGttacatgtgctgcagaaaaACAGTCCCTGGCTGGATGTCATTCAGcgtcacagaagactttgtcatggtgccacTTTGCTAGCTAAACGTCCACATTAACGCCCTCTGCCAACGTGGAATCTCTCTCATCCGCTGGTTGCTGCAGTATAGAACAGGCTGCTGCTAATCTTTGATAAtctgctctttttcttttattttcttgcactattttttgtatttgttgtcaTAACACCGAAAGTTTCCCCGCTGCTGaatcaataaaggtttaatccatccatctatctatctatctatctatctacagtACTTGAAGAGTTTATTATGTAAGAAAATGATATCAAGTTCTGACAAATACTGAATTACGAATGACTCTAATTTGAATCGGAGCCAAAAAGTTTGATCAGGACATCCTAATAACTTTGTAAAGTCTTTAcctgaattaaaatgaatgatGCAAATTATATTCTAGAAGattttgaaattgaattttggCGAAGTTACATTGCCAGGTCCAATtgaaagatttgtttttttaaccctttctcCTGCAGTTAAACATATTCAACAAGAGAacgagaaaaagaaaagaattacTGAGAATGTGAACAATATTTAACATCTGagcattgcaaaaaaaatagtaCAAAGTGGATTCTGAGCTGAGACTGATGTTACAAACTtagcaaataaatgtaaatatgacactttcaaatattttttatggCTGAATATTATTGTAAAACACAATGTTAAGTTAATGTGCAAGAAGATAGGCAGTTAAAATAAGAACAACAGAAGGGTGATTGTTATGATGCAtgaatataaaatgcaaaaccaTCTGCAGTTTGAAACCCTGGTGTCTGATCTTCCGTCTAACCATAACTCCATACCTAGTCCTCAATGTGCACTGGGCACGACTCCTCATCTGTCCATCCGAAAGAAAgcgagaggaggaaaaaaagacagaggaggaggagaagagaggcagaaagaagagagaggaaggaaggaaaatgtCCGAGGAAAGACAGCAGAGGATGTGAAGAATGATGGAGGGGAAAaaggagagaaacagagagataACAGAACACTTTTACGACACATGAATAGAAAACATGTCACAACATCCACCAGTAAACACCGACTGGGTTTGAGGGAATGGAGGGAGGTGGGTTTGAGAGGGGAAGAGTCCGAGTGATGCAGAGCTAAAGGCTGTGGAGGAAGTTTGAATCCAGAATTATTCGTTTACAAGCTCAGCTGACACCAAGTGGTGAACCCAACACTAAACTGTTTGTTCTGTGATTTATTACAGGAGCTTTATTTGAACAGAGTGGAgacaaactgagaaaaataGCATCTTAAAGATCATAAAAATAGGTTAAATAGGTTTGAATCTTTTGTTTGTGAATCTTAACATTATTCAACTGCACGAGatcttttgtaata is part of the Acanthochromis polyacanthus isolate Apoly-LR-REF ecotype Palm Island chromosome 19, KAUST_Apoly_ChrSc, whole genome shotgun sequence genome and encodes:
- the LOC110948400 gene encoding 5-hydroxytryptamine receptor 3A-like, whose product is MMPAAFLLLIVLTDRASCKKTCSYQDVVDYLNLTTDTGLFTLTRPVRDHRTPTTVQLDIILYAILAVIEKTQTFIPFVWATMKYHNEFVSWEPAQFCGITQVSVPQHLLWKPDLFIFEMIQKDESPQNPNLIMHHDGTIQSEQDLKVVSTCKMDVHKFPFDTQSCTISIGSSSHCAAEIKIIPFYNSSRATQFSREMMKTQGEWEFLQLSISRANFTFDGKLWEQLSYTFTIKRRPLLHVINFLLPIIFFLTLDLASFFISDHRGEKLGFKVTVLLAISVLLLILNDILPSMSNKTPLIATYCIVIFALMLLSLLETILVTYLMDKESQDAFGLKDSWVDKQETVQPDDDCKAEDKKQNCISCICSVSDGEKQAELLPAVEEMNNSVRSAESHVLLSILEELKKLQKTLNLHLSSKEGGGKSAQWAARINRVFFVFYVIAVSLFLCLMYIQWHS